The following proteins are encoded in a genomic region of Populus trichocarpa isolate Nisqually-1 chromosome 13, P.trichocarpa_v4.1, whole genome shotgun sequence:
- the LOC18104627 gene encoding uncharacterized protein LOC18104627: MVVPLGPGKFYGSTLPRPRIYTDVRHSAERVDPPAPVMDPFLSWAHEAHWSMGGLSFNRLRYQGRIEGNTEKLRKLREKKIKLLAKTSPKKKDLAPDGQKERNNKRGGSVSPPPAPQVTKKRRFLQLIDEEESEEEEDQEFEETVKIKRGLARKLVGDFERVAKDNHNVKVADLAKTVTEEVSREEKKSRGGKKGKKSGGESGSEAVIGGIRSSPRLAKQRYVKEA; this comes from the coding sequence ATGGTAGTTCCTTTAGGCCCTGGAAAATTCTATGGCAGCACCCTCCCTCGCCCCAGAATCTACACCGATGTAAGGCACAGCGCTGAACGAGTAGACCCGCCAGCTCCTGTTATGGATCCGTTTCTTTCATGGGCTCATGAAGCTCACTGGTCCATGGGAGGGCTCAGTTTCAACCGCCTTCGATATCAGGGTCGAATCGAAGGAAATACTGAGAAACTACGAAAACTCcgcgaaaaaaaaatcaagttattagCCAAAACTAGCCCGAAGAAGAAAGATTTGGCCCCGGATGGGCAGAAAGAGCGCAATAATAAAAGGGGTGGGTCTGTCTCGCCTCCTCCAGCTCCTCAAGTGACAAAGAAGAGGAGGTTCTTGCAGTTGATTGACGAGGAGGAGAGTGAAGAAGAGGAGGATCAAGAATTTGAGGAAACTGTGAAGATTAAAAGGGGTCTAGCAAGGAAGTTAGTGGGTGATTTTGAAAGGGTAGCTAAGGATAATCACAATGTGAAGGTTGCTGATTTGGCAAAGACGGTCACTGAGGAGGTTAgcagagaggaaaagaaatcaAGGGGTGGAAAGAAAGGTAAGAAAAGTGGTGGAGAGAGTGGATCCGAGGCTGTTATTGGCGGAATTAGGAGTTCACCAAGATTGGCTAAGCAAAGATATGTGAAAGAGGCTTAA